In Salarias fasciatus chromosome 13, fSalaFa1.1, whole genome shotgun sequence, the sequence TGGGATCAGATCTGGGATCAGATCTGGGATCAGAGCTGGGATCAGATCTGGGATCAGATCTGGGATCAGATCTGGGATCGATCTGGGATCAGATCTGGGATCAGATCTGGGATCAGATCTGGGATCAGATCTGGGATCAGATCTGGGATGTATCAAGTATTAATCTTCACTTCAATACTTAGTGATGTAACTTGTTATCAGTTGGTGTGTCTGCCTCATCCCTCCTTCGttccatctgtccatctctTTGTCCCTCCATCCTTTCTTTGTTTGATAGCTCCTTCCCtcatccctccttccctccatccttccttccctccatccctccttccctccatccctcatccctccatccctccttccctcctcccctccgtctctccatccgtccctctggtctcagtctctcacttcctgtctcgtTCCTCTCGTCTCGGTGCTTCTTGTTCCCTCTGTGTGAAGCAGTTGCCTGACTGCTCTGAATGCTCACCTGAACTGTAACGAGCCAGGAGGACCTCAATGaagcgcagtgtgtgtgtgtgtgtgtgtgtgtgtgtgtgtgtgtgtgtgtgtgtgtgtgtccttggtGAACGAGGACAGCAGTCCTTGAGTGTAAAAACAgagctgtgtgtctctgcaggcgGAGCACTTCCTGCAGCTGTCCTCGCCCCCGAGGATCAGCCGTCTGAGGGGGACGGAGGTCTTCGACGCCGCGGGACGGCTGTCCGTCCAGGCACACGTCTCCTGCATCGTCTGCAACAACGAGAAGGTAGGACGGGTTTGTCCTCACAGCGCTCTGCAGCAGGCTGGACGAGACGGACTCGGTGTCCACCCGCAGGACGCCTGCTTCACAGAGACgagtgtgaagctgcagctgcagacagacagaaaacacaccgtgACCTTTGACACTTTACAGTTTGACAGAAGGCGGATCAATGCGATGTGACACCATGAATGGAGGTCAGGGGGAGGTCAGGGGGAGGTCATGATGAGGTCATGTTGAGGTCATGTTGAGGTCATGTTGAGGTCAGGCAGGGCCTCCAGGGCAGCTCTCTCAGTCTTTAGAGTTTCTTAGCGCCGGGTGTGAGCTGGACCGAGGTGGGGACTGATCTGTCTGATCTGTCTCAGCAGGAGACGTGAGGAAGAGGTGGCgtgagaggatgaggaggaagacgatACAGACGTCCCCTCATGTGTCCTCCTTGTGTTGGTCTGCAGAGGATGTCCTCAGCGGCTGTGTCCAGCTGTGTGGCCGGTCAGGAGACGtcgggggacaggaggagggttGACCATGTGAGGACCGCCGTCCAGTGGATCAACGGGCCGCTCAGCGACTTGCTGCGGGGACAAAACCCCTGCGACCAATCAGACGTGGACCGCAAGCTCAGGTGAACCGCAGTCCGTCCACGGGCAGGACAGCCGCGGCAGAGTGTCtctcagacagacagtcagagtgCGGTGTAGTGTCCCGGTGGTTTGTGTATTGCTGACCTTGTGTTGACCTTGTACCGGGGTCGTTCAGAGGTCAGCCAGTCTGTTGTCACATCAGATCATGCAGACGCTGCGTGTCTGGCCTGGGGGACAGGACGAGACACTCCCCCCAGGGAAAGCTGTCCTCTGGGATGATACCGAGTGATGGTTCAGTGACCAGCAGGAAGGACGGCGCTCCCCGAGGACACGCCGTGTTCCTGTCCCTCACGTCAGGAGAGGACGGGACagaacaggacaggacaggacgggaTGGGATGGGACAGGACAGCATGGGACGAGACGGGACAGGACATtacgggacgggacaggacaggacaggacaggacaggacatgacgggacgggacaggactgGACGGGACgagacgggacgggacgggacgggacaggacatgacgggacgggacgggacgggacgggacgggacgggacgggacgggacgagacgggacgggacgggactgGACTGGACAGGACGAGACGGGACGTGACGGGACGGGGCAGGACATGACAGGACAGGACAtgacgggacgggacaggacggggcGTCTCTGGGACAGTCAGACAGCAGTAACTCAGCGTTGTGGCGGTGCAGGGCTTTCTTCAGGGCTggactggaggagcaggaggagctccgGAACCTGAAGCGTCCGGACAGCGGCTCCCCCGAACAGCCCGACACGCTGCCTCCGTCCCCGCCGTCCACACTCAGGACAAGCAAGAGGAGTGCAGATCGAGGTATGTCCACTTTGCCCTGGACGGGAGACGGGGTCTGACCCGTCCTGAATCAGGAGCCGTCCTCCCCTCGCCACAGGACTTCCACTCATTAATGGGCCGAGTTTACCGAGCAGCgcatcctgcagctctctggaCTTCTCTGAAAGACGTGACGTGGACCAGTCTGCCCAGCGTCTGTCCATGTTTCCAGTTTGATTTGTACAATAAATCTGCCAACACACTCATCGCATGTGGTGAAAACACCGAAGCGGTGGAGACAGGCTTCTTTTGACGGCGCCGTCATTAGGCAGCTTTCACCTCTTCGTCATGACGAGCTTTCACATGGAGACGGAGAaaagagcttctcctttcaTCACAtggatttgtttcattttaactgTCTTTTTAATCAGACTGGGATTCAGTACGAGTTACttaatgactgaaaaaaacaatgtgttgaAATAATTAATGACAGCACCGAACAGAGAGAAGCTAAGCTAGCTTCAGCAGTTAGCGCatgaaacagaagaaagtttgCCTTTTGAGAATCTAAGCCTCTGTTTGATTCAGCCCTGCAGGGAgaatgacccctgacccccgctGTCCTGCTTTGgacaacagttttcatttcagtacAAACATGTGAAATTTAAATATGAAGCACTTTAAACTCAGAGCTGTTCAATCCACCACGATCCAGACAGCAGCTTACTGATCAGCTGaaaaaataatgtgtgtgtgtgtgtgtgtgtgtgtgtgtgtgtgtgtgtgtgtgtgtgtgtgtgtgtgtgtgtggcatcgATCAACATCTGATCGTGTTcaaaaggttgttttttcagAACTAACTGTATATTTTGGGTCGTCCGAACACGAGCGAGAAAAGACCAGGGAGCATCAGGAGCCGGGGATTTACAGGTCCTCTGGAAACAGTcacagagtcctggagctgatggtggagacagcaggacagacaggacaCAGGTCAACCCTGGTCCAATCCTGGTCCTATCCCAGTCCAGTCTCGGTCCAATCCTGGTCCAACCCTAGTCCAATGCTGGTACAATCCCAACCCAGTCCTAGTCCAACCCTGGTCCAATCTCAGTCCAACCCTGGTCCAATCCTGGTTCAATCCCAGTCCAATCTCAGTCTAATCCCAGTCCCATCCTGGTCCAGTCGTAGTCCAATCACAATCCAATCCTCATCCAATCCTGATCCAATCCTATTCGAATCCCAGTCCAATTCCATTGCAGTCCTAATCCAATCCTAGTCCAATCCCAGTCCAATCCTGGTCCAATCCTTGTCCAAACCCAGTCCAATCCTGGTCCAATCGCAGTCCAATCCTGGTCAAATCCTATCCAACCCTGGTTCAATCCGGCTGTAATCATGGTCGACTCCTGTCCAACCCTGGTTCAACCCCAGTCGAATCCTAGTGCAACCATGGTCCCACCCTTTTTCAATCCTAGTCCAACCCCAGTTCAACCCTGGTCCATCGCTAGACCATCCTGGTTCCAACCCTGGTCCAATCCAGTGTAACTGTGATCCATTCCTAGGCCACTTCTGGTCCATCCTCGGTCTGTCCCCGGCCTATCCAAGGTCCATACCCAGTCTGGAAATGGTCCGGCCCCAGTCTGTACCTGGCCCATCTCACCTCTGCTCCACATCCATCGACAGTCTGTCCCTGGTCCAtccgctctcctctccagtacaCCCCCAGTTCATCCCGGTCCATTAGTGGTCCAACCCTGGTCCAACTGTTCCACAAAGAAATATCTAAACTCAAACCGAGGTATCCCTGCTCTGACGtggcagtgctaaccactacaccactacagCTCCACTTAGTGTCCTGTTTTCTCACACTGAAGGGAAAAAGATCAACCCCTCCGAGAAGCCGGTTCCCCCGGCAGAGCCAGCAGAACCCGAGCTGTGTGGCAGCACCGCCATTGGGTCGGTGTCCCTGGCTGTCCTGAAAACCGGAGCCACCGTGAAGAGCATTCCACTTTACCGGCACATCGCGGCTCTGAAGAACTCTGACGTGAGACCTACACTGGTTCTGACTGCCCCACTCTTTTCTCAGTCTCTGGATCGGCTGCAGAACTTCGGTTCTGACTGTCAGACTCTGTCCTCAACCCACACCCTGCCTCCAGAACCATGGTTCTGACTGTCGGACTCTGTTCCCAGTGGCTAGAACCATGGTTCTGACTGTCGGACTCTGTTCCCAGCCTCCAGAACCATGGTTCTGACTGTCGGACTCTGTTCCCAGTGGCTTGAACCATGGTTCTGACTGTCGGACTCTGTTCCCAGTGGCTAGAACCATGGTTCTGACTGTCAGACTCTCTTCCCAGCCTCCAGAACCATGGTTCTGACTGTCGGACTCTGTTCCCAGTGGCTAGAACCATGGTTCTGACTGTCGGACTCTGTTCCCAGCCTCCAGAACCATGGTTCTGACTGTCGGACTCTGTTCCCAGTGGCTAGAACCATGGTTCTGACTGTCGGACTCTGTTCCCAGCCTCCAGAACCATGGTTCTGACTGTCGGACTCTGTTCCCAGTGGCTAGAACCATGGTTCTGACTGTCGGACTCTGTTCCCAGCCTCCAGAACCATGGTTCTGACTGTTGGACTCTGTTCCCAGCCTCCAGAACCATGGTTCTGACTGTTGGACTCTGTTCCCAGCCTCCAGAACCATGGTTCTGACTGTCAGACTCTGTTCCCAGCCTCCAGCCCGGTTCCAGGTTCCCGTCTGCCTGGTTCCGCTGCTCCGCTGTGGGAAGACGTCTCCTGGGAAGCTGAGTCTGCTGAAGGAGGTCCTGCTGATCCCGACCGGGGGCCAGCGAGTCAGGGAGGTAACCCCTCGGCGTTTCATCTGCTCCACGCCGTTCTCAGACGTTCTCCACTCGTCCTGTTGTTGTTCTGATGTGATCCATTATCAGTTCTCctgcttttttcatttcatcgcCACAGCTTTCATCAAATGCTCTAAACTGTGAACTTCTTCAACAGATCATCACAATGACCCTTGAGTTACAGAAGGAGGTGATGAGAATAATGAACACTTCAACAAAAGCCGGGGTGAGGGACGGAGCCGTTCATTCACTGAGAGAACAGGAACCGAGTTCACGAAGGCTTTATGAGAGAGCACAGAATGTAAATGGTGGAGGCAACATTCAAAGCCTGTTTTGTTACGGAGCTTTCCTAAAAGATATGCACAGAAAGAGAAGCTCTATTCAGTTCTCATGGCTAATATTCAGATTCATGTAGGTATGCAGGACTGGAAGTCTGTGGAAATGTTTATTAAAGCTGTCAGTACTTCatctatttacatttcagtcctTTAGGCAGTAATAACTTGGGCATTGTCGGCTGACCCCTGGGACTCATATTCATAATGGGTGATGAGAGCGAGACACACTTAGCTTCTCCTAACCTTGCAATAATAACTGTGTCATTCAAACCTAAAGCAATAATATATACTCCTCAATTGTCATCCGCATTCAGTTAAATCAATCTCCAGCATGAGCAAAGAGCGCTGCCGCTGCATTCATCCAGCTAGACGTGTACAACCGTAATGTGTTGACTCCAAGGCCGCCCAGGTCGTCGTGCGTGAGGCCGGGGCGCCGGCGGCGAGCCTGGAGCGTCCCGAGCAGCCTCTGGATGTGATCGCTGAAGCCTGCTCTGGCCTCGGCCTGGCTCCGGGAACACACTTCCGCCTGGCGCTGAACTGCGCCGCCCCGGAGCTCATGGACTATGTGGGTGGACGAACGCTCGTCTCCACCTGGTGAGTGTCAGAAAGCAGCGAAAgctgatctcctcctcctcctcacaggcCAAAGGGAAGTACGAAGTCTGCACGGGAGTGCTGAAGACCCCCGAGGAGCTGGTGGACCTGTACCAGAGCTTACTCAGCAGATACCCGGCGGTGGCGTCGCTCATCGACCCGTTCAGAAGAGAGGTACGTTCAGATGCCGCCGTGCCGTCCACGGCCTTCAGACAGCTCTGCCGTGAGCCGGGACCCGCCGGCCGGCTCTGCGATGGAGCTCCGGTCTGCTGCTCATGTCAGGACCAGAGTCCGGAGCAGAACCAGCTCTCCTGTAGTCCAACGCCGTCCATTGCCTTCAGCTGGTCGTATGAGGCACTGGTCTGGAACTCCAGATCATCTGATCTGAGCGAATCAGGTCCTCTCAGCTGTTTAAATGAGACA encodes:
- the eno4 gene encoding enolase 4 translates to MSHRDLPNRLSADQLDLHRRRSAAAEFYRVHRVPELLETVLDQMFQLQPADLHGYLAEHFLQLSSPPRISRLRGTEVFDAAGRLSVQAHVSCIVCNNEKRMSSAAVSSCVAGQETSGDRRRVDHVRTAVQWINGPLSDLLRGQNPCDQSDVDRKLRAFFRAGLEEQEELRNLKRPDSGSPEQPDTLPPSPPSTLRTSKRSADRGKKINPSEKPVPPAEPAEPELCGSTAIGSVSLAVLKTGATVKSIPLYRHIAALKNSDPPARFQVPVCLVPLLRCGKTSPGKLSLLKEVLLIPTGGQRVREIITMTLELQKEVMRIMNTSTKAGAAQVVVREAGAPAASLERPEQPLDVIAEACSGLGLAPGTHFRLALNCAAPELMDYAKGKYEVCTGVLKTPEELVDLYQSLLSRYPAVASLIDPFRREDSDQWEKLNSTMGNSCSLIADMTYKLQAPPPPGARGFVLKHCNQTTVSDLIQITTEQPGSVLMGITCDEPCSDASWSDMVVGLGLDYVSLGGLSGAERICKYNRLMAIEEELAEQGILVSRQGLRPPLFPENPEEQLVSAEPSVCDGEQNAAGAV